A window of Candidatus Parvarchaeota archaeon contains these coding sequences:
- a CDS encoding thiolase domain-containing protein (Catalyzes the synthesis of acetoacetyl coenzyme A from two molecules of acetyl coenzyme A. It can also act as a thiolase, catalyzing the reverse reaction and generating two-carbon units from the four-carbon product of fatty acid oxidation): SGGLKGCGHPVGATGIKQIAEIVWQLRGKGEGRQVKGAEIGMAHNVGGSGATAVVHIMKRA, encoded by the coding sequence CATCGGGCGGCCTGAAAGGCTGCGGCCACCCTGTGGGCGCAACGGGCATAAAGCAAATTGCCGAGATTGTTTGGCAACTCCGAGGCAAGGGAGAAGGCAGGCAGGTGAAGGGCGCTGAAATAGGGATGGCGCACAACGTGGGCGGCTCTGGCGCAACTGCAGTTGTGCACATCATGAAACGTGCTTGA
- a CDS encoding Zn-ribbon domain-containing OB-fold protein yields MPSENLAITWRRLPERYRLAGNSCTNCKTNYFPTRKLCPKCRRKGKLVAKQFCGKGKIYSFTELTAGPVGFELEIPYVLAIVELDEGPKITAQIVGVGEKDVKIGDSVEMVFRKIMEDSAEGLIHYGYKFRLVRK; encoded by the coding sequence ATGCCATCAGAAAATCTTGCAATCACCTGGAGAAGGCTGCCCGAGCGCTACAGGCTCGCCGGCAACTCATGCACCAATTGCAAGACAAACTACTTCCCCACAAGGAAGCTTTGCCCCAAGTGCCGAAGGAAGGGAAAGCTTGTTGCAAAGCAATTTTGCGGCAAGGGAAAGATTTACTCATTCACCGAGCTTACGGCAGGGCCGGTTGGCTTTGAGCTTGAGATTCCCTATGTCCTTGCAATAGTGGAGCTTGATGAGGGGCCTAAAATCACAGCGCAAATAGTGGGAGTGGGCGAGAAGGACGTGAAGATTGGCGATTCGGTTGAGATGGTCTTCCGCAAGATTATGGAGGACTCGGCAGAAGGCCTGATTCACTACGGATACAAATTCAGGCTGGTGCGCAAGTAG